A DNA window from Enoplosus armatus isolate fEnoArm2 chromosome 9, fEnoArm2.hap1, whole genome shotgun sequence contains the following coding sequences:
- the gdf6a gene encoding growth/differentiation factor 6-A, with amino-acid sequence MDASRLVTLYLGLLLVFLGNIPCFQSAAIISPSAPRRNRGARIPHPDGQRSSKFLKDIFASSHPISGHHKEDPKDAIVPHEYMLSIYRTYSAAEKLGLNASFFRSSKSANTITSFVDRGTDDLLHSPLRRQKYLFDVSTLSDKEELVGAELRIFRRAPGDLQTSLQTTGLYDIQLYPCRSDRLLDSRSLDPLDSAKGGWEVLDVWEMFKAHQHHYHHPHHHHHQQKQQQQQQQASQLCFQLRVTLGKSDTEVDLRQLGLDRSSRSQREKAILVAYTRSKKRENLFNEMKEKIKSRRSGDERGEEAVAAAAAAEEGVSLRGVKGEGPRRRRRTALSNRHGKRHGKKSKSRCSKKALHVNFKELGWDDWIIAPLDYEAYHCEGVCDFPLRSHLEPTNHAIIQTLMNSMDPNSTPPSCCVPTKLSPISILYIDSGNNVVYKQYEDMVVEQCGCR; translated from the exons ATGGACGCATCGCGACTCGTGACGCTTTATCTGGGCCTGCTCCTCGTTTTCCTTGGGAATATACCGTGTTTCCAGTCTGCTGCTATCATCTCCCCCTCTGCGCCGAGGAGGAACAGGGGAGCCAGGATCCCTCATCCGGACGGACAAAGGTCATCCAAATTCCTAAAAGACATCTTCGCGTCTTCGCATCCCATCTCGGGCCACCACAAAGAAGACCCAAAGGACGCTATTGTGCCGCATGAGTACATGCTCTCTATATACAGGACATACTCGGCTGCAGAGAAGCTCGGACTAAACGCAAGCTTTTTCCGCTCCTCCAAATCTGCCAACACCATAACGAGTTTTGTGGACAGAGGAACAG ACGATCTTTTGCACTCTCCTCTGCGAAGACAAAAGTATCTGTTTGATGTCTCAACCCTTTCAGACAAAGAGGAGCTGGTCGGGGCGGAATTAAGGATATTCAGGAGAGCGCCCGGGGATTTGCAGACTTCCCTGCAGACGACGGGCCTGTACGACATCCAGCTCTACCCCTGCCGCTCGGACAGACTGCTGGACTCCAGGTCTCTGGACCCGCTGGACTCCGCCAAGGGCGGCTGGGAGGTTTTGGACGTGTGGGAAATGTTTAAGGCACACCAGCATCACTACCACCACccacatcaccaccaccaccagcagaagcagcagcagcagcagcagcaggcgagCCAGCTCTGCTTCCAGCTCCGCGTCACCCTCGGCAAGTCAGACACCGAGGTGGACCTGAGGCAGCTGGGGCTGGACAGGAGCAGCCGGTCCCAGCGGGAGAAGGCCATCCTGGTGGCCTACACCCGCTCCAAGAAGAGGGAGAACCTGTTCAACGAGATGAAGGAGAAGATCAAGTCGCGGAGGTCGGGCgatgagaggggggaggaggcggtggcggcggcggcggcggcggaggaggGGGTGTCGCTGAGGGGGGTCAAGGGAGAGGGGCCTCGGCGGCGGCGGAGGACCGCGCTGAGCAACCGGCACGGGAAGAGGCACGGGAAGAAATCCAAATCCAGGTGCAGCAAAAAGGCGCTGCACGTGAACTTCAAGGAGCTCGGCTGGGACGACTGGATCATCGCGCCGCTGGATTACGAGGCGTACCACTGCGAGGGGGTGTGCGACTTCCCCCTCAGGTCGCACCTCGAGCCGACCAACCACGCCATCATACAGACGCTCATGAACTCCATGGACCCCAACAGCACCCCGCCCAGCTGCTGCGTCCCCACCAAACTCAGCCCCATCAGCATCCTGTACATAGACTCGGGCAACAACGTGGTGTACAAACAGTACGAGGACATGGTGGTGGAGCAGTGTGGGTGCAGGTAG